A region of Osmerus eperlanus chromosome 9, fOsmEpe2.1, whole genome shotgun sequence DNA encodes the following proteins:
- the jmjd7 gene encoding bifunctional peptidase and (3S)-lysyl hydroxylase JMJD7 isoform X4, protein MDWSQQTLHHPQCFQSLASSVQVESCISQGGGGIKDVIEGKVESKGVFYVQKQCSNLMEELPELTGDVEPHIPWMSEALGKLPDAVNFWLGEARAVTSMHKDHYENLYCVISGEKHFILLPPSDRPFIPYELYQPAVYRQREDGGFDMVDEAESEKVPWIPVDPLNPDLECYPAYRLAQPLRCTVRAGEMLYLPSLWFHHVQQSHGCIAVNFWYDMEYDLKYNYFQLLESLSGAVGSL, encoded by the exons ATGGATTGGTCCCAACAAACCCTGCATCATCCGCAATGCTTTCAGTCACTGGCCAGCTCTGTCCAAGTGGAATCCTGCATATCTCAG GGAGGCGGTGGGATCAAAG ACGTGATAGAGGGAAAGGTGGAGAGCAAAGGAGTGTTCTATGTCCAGAAACAGTGCTCCAACCTGATGGAGGAGCTCCCTGAGCTGACGGGGGATGTGGAGCCTCACATACCCTGGATGAGTGAAGCCCTCG GGAAGTTACCGGATGCTGTCAATTTCTGGTTGGGAGAAGCCCGTGCCGTGACATCCA TGCACAAGGACCATTATGAGAACCTGTACTGTGTCATATCAGGAGAGAAACATTTCATCCTGCTCCCTCCATCCGACCGGCCCTTCATACCTTACG AGCTGTACCAGCCAGCGGTGTACAGGCAGAGAGAAGATGGTGGGTTTGATATGGTGGATGAAGCAGAGTCTGAGAAG GTACCATGGATCCCTGTGGACCCTCTGAACCCAGACCTGGAGTGTTACCCTGCCTACCGGCTGGCACAGCCCCTCCGCTGCACCGTGAGAGCAGGCGAGATGCtctaccttccctccctctggttCCACCATGTCCAGCAGTCCCATGGCTGCATCGCAG tgaACTTCTGGTACGACATGGAGTATGACCTCAAGTACAACTATTTCCAGCTACTAGAGTCCCTGTCGGGGGCTGTGGGGtcactgtga
- the jmjd7 gene encoding bifunctional peptidase and (3S)-lysyl hydroxylase JMJD7 isoform X1 — translation MRTRKMDAVKKYLKDFAQEARELYLNEAVPYLEHAPSPLEFYREWIGPNKPCIIRNAFSHWPALSKWNPAYLREAVGSKVISVAVTPNGYADAVNGDRFVMPDERKMTFSSLLDVIEGKVESKGVFYVQKQCSNLMEELPELTGDVEPHIPWMSEALGKLPDAVNFWLGEARAVTSMHKDHYENLYCVISGEKHFILLPPSDRPFIPYELYQPAVYRQREDGGFDMVDEAESEKVPWIPVDPLNPDLECYPAYRLAQPLRCTVRAGEMLYLPSLWFHHVQQSHGCIAVNFWYDMEYDLKYNYFQLLESLSGAVGSL, via the exons ATGCGCACTAGAA AAATGGATGCTGTGAAAAAGTATTTAAAAGACTTTGCACAAGAAGCACGCG AGTTGTATCTGAATGAAGCCGTGCCTTACCTGGAGCATGCGCCGTCTCCTCTTGAGTTCTACCGCGAATGGATTGGTCCCAACAAACCCTGCATCATCCGCAATGCTTTCAGTCACTGGCCAGCTCTGTCCAAGTGGAATCCTGCATATCTCAG GGAGGCGGTGGGATCAAAGGTAATTAGTGTTGCGGTGACCCCAAACGGCTATGCGGATGCCGTAAACGGAGACCGGTTTGTTATGCCAGATGAACGAAAGATGACATTCTCCTCTCTGCTAGACGTGATAGAGGGAAAGGTGGAGAGCAAAGGAGTGTTCTATGTCCAGAAACAGTGCTCCAACCTGATGGAGGAGCTCCCTGAGCTGACGGGGGATGTGGAGCCTCACATACCCTGGATGAGTGAAGCCCTCG GGAAGTTACCGGATGCTGTCAATTTCTGGTTGGGAGAAGCCCGTGCCGTGACATCCA TGCACAAGGACCATTATGAGAACCTGTACTGTGTCATATCAGGAGAGAAACATTTCATCCTGCTCCCTCCATCCGACCGGCCCTTCATACCTTACG AGCTGTACCAGCCAGCGGTGTACAGGCAGAGAGAAGATGGTGGGTTTGATATGGTGGATGAAGCAGAGTCTGAGAAG GTACCATGGATCCCTGTGGACCCTCTGAACCCAGACCTGGAGTGTTACCCTGCCTACCGGCTGGCACAGCCCCTCCGCTGCACCGTGAGAGCAGGCGAGATGCtctaccttccctccctctggttCCACCATGTCCAGCAGTCCCATGGCTGCATCGCAG tgaACTTCTGGTACGACATGGAGTATGACCTCAAGTACAACTATTTCCAGCTACTAGAGTCCCTGTCGGGGGCTGTGGGGtcactgtga
- the jmjd7 gene encoding bifunctional peptidase and (3S)-lysyl hydroxylase JMJD7 isoform X2, with the protein MAEMDAVKKYLKDFAQEARELYLNEAVPYLEHAPSPLEFYREWIGPNKPCIIRNAFSHWPALSKWNPAYLREAVGSKVISVAVTPNGYADAVNGDRFVMPDERKMTFSSLLDVIEGKVESKGVFYVQKQCSNLMEELPELTGDVEPHIPWMSEALGKLPDAVNFWLGEARAVTSMHKDHYENLYCVISGEKHFILLPPSDRPFIPYELYQPAVYRQREDGGFDMVDEAESEKVPWIPVDPLNPDLECYPAYRLAQPLRCTVRAGEMLYLPSLWFHHVQQSHGCIAVNFWYDMEYDLKYNYFQLLESLSGAVGSL; encoded by the exons ATGGCAGAAATGGATGCTGTGAAAAAGTATTTAAAAGACTTTGCACAAGAAGCACGCG AGTTGTATCTGAATGAAGCCGTGCCTTACCTGGAGCATGCGCCGTCTCCTCTTGAGTTCTACCGCGAATGGATTGGTCCCAACAAACCCTGCATCATCCGCAATGCTTTCAGTCACTGGCCAGCTCTGTCCAAGTGGAATCCTGCATATCTCAG GGAGGCGGTGGGATCAAAGGTAATTAGTGTTGCGGTGACCCCAAACGGCTATGCGGATGCCGTAAACGGAGACCGGTTTGTTATGCCAGATGAACGAAAGATGACATTCTCCTCTCTGCTAGACGTGATAGAGGGAAAGGTGGAGAGCAAAGGAGTGTTCTATGTCCAGAAACAGTGCTCCAACCTGATGGAGGAGCTCCCTGAGCTGACGGGGGATGTGGAGCCTCACATACCCTGGATGAGTGAAGCCCTCG GGAAGTTACCGGATGCTGTCAATTTCTGGTTGGGAGAAGCCCGTGCCGTGACATCCA TGCACAAGGACCATTATGAGAACCTGTACTGTGTCATATCAGGAGAGAAACATTTCATCCTGCTCCCTCCATCCGACCGGCCCTTCATACCTTACG AGCTGTACCAGCCAGCGGTGTACAGGCAGAGAGAAGATGGTGGGTTTGATATGGTGGATGAAGCAGAGTCTGAGAAG GTACCATGGATCCCTGTGGACCCTCTGAACCCAGACCTGGAGTGTTACCCTGCCTACCGGCTGGCACAGCCCCTCCGCTGCACCGTGAGAGCAGGCGAGATGCtctaccttccctccctctggttCCACCATGTCCAGCAGTCCCATGGCTGCATCGCAG tgaACTTCTGGTACGACATGGAGTATGACCTCAAGTACAACTATTTCCAGCTACTAGAGTCCCTGTCGGGGGCTGTGGGGtcactgtga
- the jmjd7 gene encoding bifunctional peptidase and (3S)-lysyl hydroxylase JMJD7 isoform X3, which translates to MRTRKMDAVKKYLKDFAQEARELYLNEAVPYLEHAPSPLEFYREWIGPNKPCIIRNAFSHWPALSKWNPAYLREAVGSKVISVAVTPNGYADAVNGDRFVMPDERKMTFSSLLDVIEGKVESKGVFYVQKQCSNLMEELPELTGDVEPHIPWMSEALGKLPDAVNFWLGEARAVTSMHKDHYENLYCVISGEKHFILLPPSDRPFIPYELYQPAVYRQREDGGFDMVDEAESEKVSTSTMDPCGPSEPRPGVLPCLPAGTAPPLHRESRRDALPSLPLVPPCPAVPWLHRSELLVRHGV; encoded by the exons ATGCGCACTAGAA AAATGGATGCTGTGAAAAAGTATTTAAAAGACTTTGCACAAGAAGCACGCG AGTTGTATCTGAATGAAGCCGTGCCTTACCTGGAGCATGCGCCGTCTCCTCTTGAGTTCTACCGCGAATGGATTGGTCCCAACAAACCCTGCATCATCCGCAATGCTTTCAGTCACTGGCCAGCTCTGTCCAAGTGGAATCCTGCATATCTCAG GGAGGCGGTGGGATCAAAGGTAATTAGTGTTGCGGTGACCCCAAACGGCTATGCGGATGCCGTAAACGGAGACCGGTTTGTTATGCCAGATGAACGAAAGATGACATTCTCCTCTCTGCTAGACGTGATAGAGGGAAAGGTGGAGAGCAAAGGAGTGTTCTATGTCCAGAAACAGTGCTCCAACCTGATGGAGGAGCTCCCTGAGCTGACGGGGGATGTGGAGCCTCACATACCCTGGATGAGTGAAGCCCTCG GGAAGTTACCGGATGCTGTCAATTTCTGGTTGGGAGAAGCCCGTGCCGTGACATCCA TGCACAAGGACCATTATGAGAACCTGTACTGTGTCATATCAGGAGAGAAACATTTCATCCTGCTCCCTCCATCCGACCGGCCCTTCATACCTTACG AGCTGTACCAGCCAGCGGTGTACAGGCAGAGAGAAGATGGTGGGTTTGATATGGTGGATGAAGCAGAGTCTGAGAAGGTGAGCACCA GTACCATGGATCCCTGTGGACCCTCTGAACCCAGACCTGGAGTGTTACCCTGCCTACCGGCTGGCACAGCCCCTCCGCTGCACCGTGAGAGCAGGCGAGATGCtctaccttccctccctctggttCCACCATGTCCAGCAGTCCCATGGCTGCATCGCAG tgaACTTCTGGTACGACATGGAGTATGA
- the tbpl2 gene encoding TATA box-binding protein-like 2, with translation MDDEATLESYFDESIANDASGFLFEGDLGLQGGAQLQDTSCLSSVSGGHEKDHGEDLDLSFLPDELSNQEEPTEPSTNENNAANVTQDSGFFQYHTPQAPVVTTAMSGASPICPMTPMIPMTPMTPVAERSGIIPQLQNIVSTVNLACPLDLKSIALQARNAEYNPKRFAAVIMRIREPRTTALIFSSGKMVCTGAKSEEQSRLAARKYARVVQKLGFPAKFLDFKIQNMVGSCDVCFPIRLEGLVLTHQQFSSYEPELFPGLIYRMVKPRIVLLIFVSGKVVLTGAKERGEIYEAFENIYPILKGFRKQ, from the exons ATGGATGACGAAGCTACATTAGAAAGTTATTTTGATGAATCCATTGCGAAC GATGCCAGTGGCTTCCTGTTTGAGGGTGACCTTGGTTTGCAGGGGGGGGCTCAGCTCCAGGACacctcctgtctgtcctctgtaAGTGGAGGCCATGAGAAGGATCATGGGGAGGATCTGGACCTTAGCTTCCTGCCTGATGAGCTCAGCAACCAGGAAGAGCCCACTGAGCCCTCCACCAATGAGAACAATGCAGCCAACGTGACGCAGGACAGCGGCTTTTTCCAATACCACACACCACAGGCACCGGTGGTTACCACGGCGATGTCAGGGGCCTCCCCCATCTGCCCAATGACTCCTATGATTCCAATGACTCCCATGACGCCGGTCGCGGAGCGTTCTGGAATCATCCCTCAGTTACA GAATATTGTTTCCACAGTGAACCTTGCTTGTCCTTTGGACCTCAAATCCATCGCACTTCAAGCACGGAATGCTGAGTACAACCCTAAG CGATTTGCTGCAGTTATCATGAGGATCCGGGAGCCCAGAACCACTGCTCTGATTTTCAGTTCAGGAAAGATGGTCTGCACTGGGGCCAAGAG CGAGGAGCAATCGCGCCTGGCTGCCCGAAAGTATGCCCGTGTGGTTCAGAAGTTGGGCTTCCCAGCCAAGTTCCTGGACTTCAAGATCCAAAACATGGTGGGCAGCTGTGATGTCTGCTTCCCCATCAGGCTGGAGGGCCTGGTGCTCACCCACCAGCAGTTTAGCAG CTACGAGCCAGAGCTGTTTCCAGGCTTAATCTACCGCATGGTGAAACCACGTATCGTCTTACTGATCTTTGTGTCTGGAAAAGTAGTTCTGACAGGAGCCAAGGAACGTGGTGAGATTTATGAGGCATTTGAAAACATCTACCCAATTTTGAAGGGATTCAGGAAGCAGTAA
- the atg14 gene encoding beclin 1-associated autophagy-related key regulator, producing the protein MASAAGAELRATCPSEGTSAGALPGGRPPLRSHHLYATTTAGSPGSLMVESVDDAEGLYVAVERCPLCNTARRRLTCARCIQAGDFVYFDGRNPERYTEKLEKLKLLRKEKEQLQQSVITAMDRKVQADQLKWKIMSCKMKIEQLKEAICGGNEEVKSGKELQLRSQEESQRLQRRASRHQEKRDKIDRHNRRLGELLEKRGRELQARLELLAEVRRGHILELTTHIFLTQEDKQGSRDPADVAAECDLALTSSTVSELAEARRTTYLSGRWIWDDQNGETSISITGPPVTLPSNGDCSAYYTWVEEKSTNEGPELDHINPAHTISAALCYATQLVNILSHILDVNLPKKLCNSEFCGDNLSRYRFTRALTKLNTNILHLCFSQHVDSELLHPHHTLRNIMFLVSPDNRNLGRTGPYEVSADLEDSMEFVEPEAAGPAEESGEEAVTDEETDLGTDWETVPSPRFCDIPSQPMDLSQSTAMQVSQPGANAGGMISSAAASVTSWFRAYTGQR; encoded by the exons aTGGCTTCTGCTGCTGGAGCTGAATTAAGGGCTACTTGCCCTAGTGAGGGGACCTCCGCCGGGGCATTACCTGGTGGTCGACCGCCACTCCGTTCTCATCACCTCTACGCAACGACCACCGCGGGATCCCCCGGATCTCTCATGGTGGAGTCTGTGGACGATGCGGAGGGCCTCTACGTCGCTGTGGAGAGATGCCCACTCTGCAACACAGCCAGGCGCAGGCTGACCTGTGCCAGATGTATCCAGGCAGGGGACTTCGTGTACTTTGACGGTAGAAACCCAGAACG TTACACCGAAAAATTAGAGAAACTCAAACTgctgaggaaggagaaagaacaaCTTCAACAGAG TGTTATCACAGCCATGGATAGAAAGGTTCAGGCTGACCAGCTG AAATGGAAGATTATGTCGTGCAAGATGAAGATTGAGCAACTAAAGGAGGCTATCTGTGGAGGGAACGAGGAGGTCAAGAGTG gtaAAGAGCTGCAGCTGCGCTCCCAGGAGGAGAGCCAGAGGCTGCAGCGCCGGGCCAGCCGCCACCAGGAGAAGAGGGACAAGATTGACCGGCACAACCGGCGCCTGGGGGAGCTGCTGGAGAAGAGGGGCCGTGAGCTGCAGGCCCGGCTGGAGCTCCTGGCGGAGGTCCGCAGGGGACACATCCTGGAGCTCACCACGCACATCTTCCTCACTCAGGAGGACAAGCAGGGCAGCAG GGACCCTGCGGACGTGGCTGCAGAGTGTGACCTTGCGCTGACCTCCAGCACAGTAAGCGAGCTGGCGGAGGCCAGGAGGACCACCTACCTGTCTGGCCGTTGGATCTGGGATGACCAGAATGGAGAGACCAGCATCAGCATCACTGGCCCACCTGTCACCCTGCCTAGCAACGGAGACTGCTCAGCCTACTACACCTGGGTGGAGGAAAAGAGCACCAATGAGGGGCCAG AGTTGGACCACATAAACCCGGCCCACACCATCAGTGCTGCCCTTTGCTACGCCACCCAGCTTGTCAACATCCTGTCACATATTCTGGATGTCAATCTTCCTAAGAAGCTCTGCAACAG TGAGTTCTGTGGTGACAACTTGAGTAGATACCGCTTCACTAGGGCTCTCACCAAGCTCAACACCAACATCCTGCACCTGTGCTTCTCCCAG CATGTGGACAGTGAACTGCTGCATCCCCACCACACCCTTAGGAACATCATGTTCCTGGTCTCCCCTGACAACAGGAACCTGGGGAG GACGGGTCCGTACGAAGTCAGTGCTGACCTGGAAGACTCCATGGAGTTTGTTGAGCCGGAGGCGGCCGGGCCTGCGGAGGAGAGTGGCGAGGAGGCGGTAACGGATGAGGAGACGGACCTGGGGACAGACTGGGAGACGGTTCCAAGCCCCCGCTTCTGcgacatcccctcccagcccatGGACCTGTCCCAGAGCACGGCCATGCAGGTGTCCCAGCCCGGGGCCAACGCTGGGGGCATGATCTCCTCCGCCGCGGCCTCTGTCACCTCCTGGTTCAGGGCCTACACAGGCCAGCGCTGA
- the fbxo34 gene encoding F-box only protein 34 gives MHLKPHPHLQKSELRLETCQDIQRTGLHHQGAMKTEWGLLPSCPRSGSTNPSLASGGRSPLTFISTNHNVSSNGGPASRLSSIWARRSKSSPSSTSSSQSPVTFTSSLLLLTSGLDHEASFSLYQAQYQTQDGEGEGPLDIWAVIKPGNTKEKIAIFASQQCGGRDSGGERDGSDGSGGEEEGGGSGGEGGEVAQEAPDCGLGPGGLAVRTVSIKVKGCWESECSVAKRRRRSTHHQVVLREGARLLVPHTQGSRESSPAREPLSQPPLLPERGVSVEEQDCRVKEGETEEESGKTLSVVEMVAFLEQRASDQLVDPKPVSLRSSTTITLSKVPPTSLASELLPRDNPDEEGESVRVSDMVAKLESECLKRKTTSGDVAGELSRSNSLRRSVGRVLLAGADACSASTQPPTPPTQPQDHTAPSPPESPAGLTVKPSSWFEPQVSLVSALPSPSVDPACGASIQARKPEDPSLGSGGLEVLTEGGSDQSVLPQAQASTDPTRQREDEPLPGILFFSKKPSAPSSYTHSTEPHTLTLPDTVTILKRATDPEHSETLTSAPASLPLPTPLSTFHQEEEKEEEGEGEEGSGEEGSGEEEGSAGREAVPFPLRRMVSHEFLEVRFKIQLLLEPQQYLAFLPHHVLLKIFSLLPTQALAALKCSCHYFKFVIESYGVRPADSRWVCDPRYKDDPCKQCKRRYGRGDVSLCRWHHKPYCQAMPYGPGYWMCCHGSHKDTPGCNVGLHDNRWVPAFHSINMPIYKRVRDSEEEA, from the coding sequence atgCACCTGAAGCCCCATCCTCATCTCCAGAAGAGTGAGCTGCGACTGGAGACCTGTCAGGACATCCAGCGGACCGGTcttcaccaccagggggcgatgAAGACTGAGTGGGGTCTCCTCCCGTCCTGCCCCCGCTCAGGCTCCACCAATCCCAGCCTGGCCTCTGGGGGGCGCAGCCCTCTCACTTTCATCTCCACCAATCACAACGTCAGCAGCAATGGTGGCCCCGCCTCCAGACTGAGCAGTATCTGGGCCCGTAGGAGCAAGTCCTCCCCTTCCTCGACCTCCTCATCCCAGAGCCCCGtcaccttcacctcctccctgctgcTGCTCACCTCTGGCCTGGACCACGAGGCCTCGTTCAGCCTGTACCAGGCCCAGTACCAGACCCaggacggggagggggaggggcctctgGACATCTGGGCCGTCATCAAGCCCGGCAACACCAAGGAGAAGATCGCCATCTTCGCCTCGCAGCAGTGTGGCGGCAGAGATAGCGGAGGCGAGCGAGATGGCAGTGATGgcagtgggggagaggaggagggagggggtagtgggggggaagggggagaggtggcaCAAGAGGCGCCGGACTGTGGGTTGGGTCCCGGTGGGCTGGCGGTGCGGACTGTGTCCATAAAGGTGAAGGGCTGCTGGGAAAGCGAGTGCTCGGTGGCCAAGCGGCGCCGGAGGTCCACTCACCACCAGGTCGTCCTCCGGGAGGGAGCCAGGCTGCTGGTTCCCCACACCCAGGGCTCCCGGGAGAGCAGCCCAGCCCGGGAGCCCCTCAGCCAGCCTCCTCTGTTGCCAGAGAGGGGGGTGTCTGTGGAGGAGCAGGACTGccgggtgaaggagggagagacggaggaggagagcgggaaAACTCTGTCCGTGGTGGAGATGGTGGCCTTTCTAGAGCAGAGAGCCAGCGACCAGCTTGTGGACCCTAAGCCCGTGTCTTTACGCAGctccaccaccatcaccttATCCAaggtcccccccacctccctggccTCCGAGCTGCTGCCCAGAGACAACCCagacgaggagggggagagtgtgcGCGTGTCCGACATGGTGGCCAAGCTGGAGTCTGAGTGCCTGAAGCGAAAGACCACGAGTGGGGACGTAGCGGGGGAGCTCTCCCGAAGCAACAGCCTGAGGAGGAGCGTAGGACGGGTGCTGCTAGCTGGGGCGGACGCATGCTCGGCCTCTACCCAgcctccaacccctcccacccagcCCCAGGATCACaccgcccccagccccccagagaGCCCTGCGGGCCTCACGGTCAAACCCAGCAGCTGGTTTGAACCCCAGGTCTCTCTAGTCTCGGCCCTACCGTCTCCCAGTGTGGACCCAGCCTGTGGAGCCTCCATCCAGGCCAGAAAACCTGAAGATCCCAGCCTGgggtctggaggtctggaggtcCTGACAGAGGGTGGGAGTGATCAGTCTGTGTTACCCCAGGCCCAGGCAAGCACAGACCCCACCAGGCAGAGAGAAGACGAGCCCCTACCTGGCATTCTGTTCTTCTCTAAGAAACCCTCGGCCCCttcctcttacacacactccaccgagccccacacgctcacactcCCGGACACAGTGACCATCCTGAAGCGTGCCACAGACCCCGAGCACTCAGAGACTCTGACCTCcgcccctgcttccctccctctccccacgcccctctccacctttcaccaggaggaggagaaagaggaggagggagagggggaggaaggctcGGGAGAGGAAGGctcgggagaggaggagggcagtgcGGGTCGTGAGGCTGTGCCTTTCCCCCTGCGTCGCATGGTGTCTCACGAGTTCCTGGAGGTGAGGTTTAAGATCCAGCTGCTCCTGGAGCCGCAGCAGTACCTGGCCTTCCTGCCGCACCACGTCCTGCTCAAGATCTTCTCCCTGCTTCCCACTCAGGCCCTGGCCGCCCTCAAGTGCTCCTGCCACTACTTCAAGTTCGTCATCGAGAGCTACGGCGTGCGCCCCGCGGACTCTCGCTGGGTGTGCGACCCCCGCTACAAGGACGACCCCTGTAAGCAGTGCAAGAGGCGGTACGGCCGCGGGGACGTGTCCCTGTGCCGCTGGCACCATAAGCCCTACTGCCAGGCCATGCCCTACGGGCCGGGCTACTGGATGTGTTGCCACGGCTCCCACAAAGACACGCCCGGGTGCAACGtgggtctccatgacaaccGTTGGGTGCCGGCCTTTCACAGTATAAACATGCCAATCTATAAGAGGGTCAGGGACTCTGAGGAAGAGGCCTAG